The following proteins are encoded in a genomic region of Bradyrhizobium sp. SK17:
- a CDS encoding serine hydrolase codes for MSVLSENGNLSRPRLGRMHEVLAHHVGAGDVPGVVALVSRRGEIHVDVLGRMALDGPPMQRDTIFRIASMTKPVTAVAAMILVEECRLRLDDPIDRWLPELADRKVLRTIESGIDDTVPAQRAITLRDLLTFRLGLGMIPAFPARHPIQIAIADAGFAPGPVFPTFPPDELLRRYGTLPLAYQPGERWLYNTGSEILGVLIARVAGMSFAGFLQERIFTPLGMTDTAFHVPPDKLKRLATCYTRDAATGKLKVFDEPASGKYAAPPVFENGGAGLVSTADDFNAFAQMMLNGGRLGTERILSRPAVELMTSDQLALSDKQGSEFLLGAGRGWGFGLSVVTARDDLCQVPGRYGWDGGYGTSWYSDPREEMTGILLTQRMLDSPQPPQVFSDFWTLAYQAIDD; via the coding sequence ATGTCTGTACTAAGCGAGAACGGCAATCTGTCGCGGCCGCGGCTCGGACGTATGCACGAAGTGCTGGCGCACCATGTTGGTGCGGGCGACGTGCCGGGCGTCGTGGCGCTGGTCAGCCGCCGCGGCGAGATCCATGTCGATGTCCTCGGCCGCATGGCGCTCGACGGCCCGCCGATGCAGCGTGATACCATCTTCCGGATCGCATCGATGACCAAGCCGGTGACGGCCGTCGCCGCGATGATCCTGGTCGAGGAATGCCGGCTCAGGCTCGACGATCCCATCGACCGTTGGTTGCCCGAACTCGCCGACCGCAAGGTGCTGCGCACGATCGAATCCGGGATCGACGACACGGTGCCGGCGCAGCGCGCCATCACGTTGCGCGACCTGCTCACCTTCCGGCTCGGGCTCGGCATGATCCCGGCGTTTCCGGCGCGCCATCCGATCCAGATCGCGATTGCGGATGCCGGCTTCGCGCCCGGTCCGGTGTTTCCGACGTTTCCGCCGGACGAGTTGCTGCGCCGTTACGGTACGCTGCCGCTGGCCTATCAGCCGGGCGAACGCTGGCTCTACAACACGGGGTCGGAGATCCTCGGCGTGCTGATCGCGCGGGTCGCCGGAATGTCGTTCGCTGGCTTCCTGCAAGAGCGCATCTTCACGCCGCTCGGCATGACCGACACCGCCTTCCACGTGCCGCCGGACAAGCTGAAGCGGCTCGCGACCTGCTATACGCGCGATGCCGCGACCGGCAAACTGAAGGTGTTCGACGAGCCGGCGAGCGGCAAATATGCCGCGCCGCCGGTGTTCGAAAATGGCGGCGCCGGGCTGGTGTCGACCGCCGACGACTTCAATGCGTTTGCCCAGATGATGCTCAATGGCGGGCGGCTCGGCACCGAGCGCATCCTGTCGCGGCCTGCCGTGGAGCTGATGACCTCGGACCAGCTCGCGCTGTCCGACAAGCAGGGCTCGGAATTTCTGCTCGGTGCCGGGCGCGGCTGGGGGTTCGGGCTGTCGGTGGTCACCGCGCGCGACGATCTCTGTCAGGTGCCCGGCCGCTACGGCTGGGACGGCGGCTACGGCACCTCCTGGTATTCCGACCCGCGCGAGGAAATGACCGGGATCCTGCTGACCCAGCGCATGCTGGACTCGCCGCAGCCGCCTCAGGTGTTTTCAGATTTCTGGACGCTCGCCTATCAGGCGATCGATGACTAG
- a CDS encoding YciI family protein, with the protein MKFMVIVKANSDTEAGVMPSTEMLAAMGQFNEEMVKAGVMQAGEGLHPTSKGARVKYAGGQSSVSRGPFSLSGDLVAGFWLIETKSLDEAIDWMKRAPFDGGSEIEIRQVFAAEDFGEALTPKLREQEERLRAQAVKR; encoded by the coding sequence ATGAAGTTCATGGTGATCGTGAAGGCGAACAGCGATACCGAGGCCGGCGTGATGCCGAGCACCGAGATGCTCGCCGCGATGGGCCAGTTCAACGAGGAGATGGTCAAGGCCGGCGTGATGCAGGCCGGCGAGGGGCTGCATCCGACCAGCAAGGGCGCCCGCGTCAAATATGCCGGCGGCCAGAGCTCCGTGTCACGTGGCCCGTTCAGCCTCAGCGGCGATCTGGTCGCCGGCTTCTGGCTGATCGAGACCAAGTCGCTCGATGAGGCGATCGACTGGATGAAGCGCGCGCCGTTCGACGGCGGCTCCGAGATCGAAATCCGCCAGGTGTTTGCCGCTGAGGATTTCGGCGAGGCGTTGACACCGAAGCTGCGCGAGCAGGAAGAACGCTTGCGCGCGCAGGCGGTGAAGAGATGA
- a CDS encoding YciI family protein codes for MRFMMLMIPQGYESAPAKLELDPERVAAMMRYNQALKDAGVLITLEGLHPPAAGARVKFDTGVPVVIDGPFTEAKEVIGGFWMIDVASRAEAIEWASKCPASANEMIEIRQVQEMTDFSEEVQQAAASFEHPQGGWGKALR; via the coding sequence ATGCGTTTCATGATGCTGATGATCCCGCAGGGCTACGAGTCCGCACCGGCCAAGCTCGAGCTCGATCCGGAACGGGTCGCCGCGATGATGCGGTACAATCAGGCGCTGAAGGACGCCGGCGTGCTGATCACGCTGGAGGGTCTGCATCCGCCGGCGGCGGGCGCGCGCGTCAAGTTCGATACCGGCGTCCCCGTCGTGATCGACGGGCCGTTCACCGAGGCCAAAGAGGTGATCGGCGGCTTCTGGATGATCGACGTCGCCTCGCGCGCCGAGGCGATCGAATGGGCCAGCAAGTGCCCGGCCAGCGCCAACGAGATGATCGAAATCCGCCAGGTGCAGGAGATGACCGATTTCTCGGAGGAGGTGCAGCAGGCGGCCGCGAGCTTCGAGCATCCGCAGGGCGGCTGGGGCAAGGCCCTGCGCTGA
- a CDS encoding YciI family protein gives MSSNTFLAVYLGGGKDGARMAAWNALPEAERRAREQQGMAAWGAWVEQHHDVIVEMGGPLGKTKKVGSGGTTDIANLMTGFTVVRAPSHEAAAKLFENHPHFAIFPGEAVEIMPVLPIPGR, from the coding sequence ATGAGCAGCAACACCTTCCTCGCCGTCTATCTCGGCGGCGGCAAAGACGGCGCGCGGATGGCAGCCTGGAACGCGCTGCCGGAGGCCGAACGTCGCGCCAGGGAGCAGCAGGGCATGGCCGCCTGGGGCGCCTGGGTCGAGCAGCACCACGACGTGATCGTCGAGATGGGCGGACCGCTCGGCAAGACCAAGAAGGTCGGGAGCGGCGGCACCACCGACATCGCCAATCTGATGACCGGCTTCACCGTGGTGCGCGCGCCCTCGCATGAGGCCGCCGCGAAGCTGTTCGAGAACCATCCGCATTTTGCGATCTTCCCGGGCGAAGCCGTGGAGATCATGCCGGTGCTGCCGATTCCGGGACGGTAG
- a CDS encoding TetR/AcrR family transcriptional regulator: MSWQKDQGRSERGYHHGNLKEALLQAALDLISKKGPAGFTFADAARMAGVSPAAPYRHFRDRDELIASIAQRGFEQFEALLTAAWDDGRPDTVTAFERVGRAYLSFARQEPAFYSAMFESGLPPDANPTLMAASERAFAIIRAAAERLAALAPPSMPRPPAMMMALHIWSMSHGVASLFGRGDAARRKLPMSPEELLEAEVLIYLRGLGFPTERRAEAAAAEQNRGGPWGKAK, encoded by the coding sequence ATGAGCTGGCAGAAGGACCAAGGCCGCAGCGAGCGCGGCTATCACCACGGCAATCTCAAGGAAGCGTTGCTGCAGGCCGCCCTCGACCTGATCTCGAAGAAGGGGCCGGCCGGCTTCACGTTCGCCGATGCCGCGCGCATGGCCGGCGTCAGCCCTGCGGCGCCCTACCGGCATTTCCGCGACCGTGACGAACTGATCGCCAGCATCGCGCAGCGCGGCTTCGAGCAGTTCGAGGCGCTGCTGACCGCGGCCTGGGACGATGGCCGTCCCGACACCGTCACCGCTTTCGAGCGGGTCGGCAGGGCCTATCTCAGCTTCGCGCGCCAGGAGCCTGCGTTCTACTCCGCGATGTTCGAATCCGGTCTGCCGCCAGACGCGAATCCAACCCTGATGGCCGCGAGCGAGCGCGCTTTTGCGATCATCCGCGCCGCTGCTGAACGGCTTGCGGCTCTGGCACCGCCCAGCATGCCGCGTCCGCCGGCGATGATGATGGCGCTGCACATCTGGTCGATGTCGCATGGCGTCGCCTCGCTGTTCGGTCGCGGCGATGCCGCGCGCCGCAAGCTGCCGATGTCGCCGGAGGAACTGCTCGAGGCCGAGGTGCTGATCTATCTGCGCGGCCTCGGCTTCCCCACCGAGCGCCGGGCCGAAGCCGCAGCGGCCGAGCAGAATCGCGGCGGCCCCTGGGGCAAGGCGAAATAA
- a CDS encoding DUF2852 domain-containing protein, producing the protein MAYTADADRWRGPVEEPYRPQMYWAPWHPLKIAGIILGFMIWWPIGLAFLFFTLGSRKMACWSHNDMDRWQNKMERMKSRMERRGFPFGGFGTPSSGNRAFDEYRQDTLRRLEEEQVEFKNFLDRLRHAKDKEEFDAFMAQHKTRPTPPNDQPPQG; encoded by the coding sequence ATGGCCTACACCGCAGATGCTGATCGCTGGCGCGGTCCCGTCGAAGAGCCCTACCGCCCGCAGATGTATTGGGCGCCGTGGCATCCGCTGAAGATCGCCGGGATCATCCTCGGCTTCATGATCTGGTGGCCGATCGGTCTCGCCTTTCTCTTTTTCACCCTCGGGAGCAGAAAAATGGCCTGTTGGAGTCACAACGACATGGATCGCTGGCAGAACAAGATGGAGCGGATGAAGAGCCGCATGGAGCGTCGCGGCTTCCCGTTCGGCGGCTTCGGCACGCCCTCCAGCGGCAACCGCGCCTTCGACGAGTACCGCCAGGACACGCTGCGCCGGCTCGAGGAAGAGCAGGTCGAGTTCAAGAACTTCCTCGACCGCCTGCGTCATGCCAAGGACAAGGAAGAGTTCGACGCCTTCATGGCGCAGCACAAGACCCGTCCGACCCCGCCGAACGACCAGCCGCCGCAAGGTTGA
- a CDS encoding serine acetyltransferase, producing MTAGATMGSDDLWLAIRREAAAAVAADRFLEASAAFILDQGDLGGAIAFLIGRRIADADADRVQFVRAAREAYVAEPVLIEAAASDLAAIVRRDPAISGFLPPLLNFKGYVALQAWRVSNWLWRHDRPDLALMMQNASADQLQISIHPSARIGTGVFLDHGTGLIIGALVSIGDEVTILQNVTISRHRDAPRRAPTIGHGVLLSAGATVIGDLNIGDFAKIGAGALVTSDVPAGCTAVGVPARLTNCAEAGASVLS from the coding sequence ATGACGGCAGGCGCGACGATGGGTTCTGACGATCTCTGGCTTGCGATCCGGCGCGAGGCGGCAGCTGCTGTTGCCGCCGATCGCTTTCTCGAAGCATCGGCCGCCTTCATTCTCGATCAGGGCGATCTCGGCGGCGCCATCGCCTTCCTGATCGGCCGGCGCATCGCCGACGCGGACGCCGATCGCGTACAATTCGTGCGGGCGGCACGTGAGGCCTATGTGGCCGAGCCCGTGCTGATCGAGGCCGCGGCGAGTGATCTTGCCGCGATCGTGCGCCGCGATCCGGCGATATCGGGCTTCCTGCCGCCGTTGCTGAACTTCAAGGGCTATGTCGCGCTGCAAGCCTGGCGGGTCTCGAACTGGCTGTGGCGCCATGATCGCCCGGATCTCGCGCTGATGATGCAGAACGCATCAGCGGACCAGTTGCAGATCAGCATTCATCCGTCGGCGCGGATCGGAACGGGCGTTTTCCTCGATCACGGCACCGGCCTCATCATCGGCGCGCTGGTCTCAATTGGCGACGAGGTCACGATCTTGCAGAACGTCACCATCTCGCGGCATCGTGACGCCCCGCGCCGCGCACCGACGATCGGCCACGGCGTGCTGCTCAGCGCCGGCGCCACGGTGATCGGAGATCTCAACATCGGCGACTTCGCTAAGATCGGCGCCGGCGCGCTGGTGACCTCGGACGTGCCCGCCGGCTGCACCGCGGTCGGCGTGCCCGCGCGGTTGACGAACTGCGCGGAGGCGGGAGCGTCGGTGCTGTCGTGA
- a CDS encoding tartrate dehydrogenase codes for MRTHSIAAIPADGIGPEVISAGVRVLEALAKRSGDISFNVKTFDWGSDYYKKHGVMMPADGLAELKTFDAIYFGAVGAPDVPDHITLWGLRLPICQGFDQYANVRPTKILPGVASPLRNVGVGDLDWVIVRENSEGEYAGMGGRAHRGLPEEVGTEVAVFTRVGVTRIMRYAFQLAQSRPRKFLTVVTKSNAQRHGMVMWDEIAAEVAKEFPDVTWDKMLVDAMTVRMTLNPKSLDTIVATNLHADILSDLAGALAGSLGVAPTGNIDPQRRFPSMFEPIHGSAFDITGKGIANPVATFWTGAQMLEHLGEKDAAARLMAAVEKVCAAGVLTPDVGGKATTKEVTDAVIDAIHGSNV; via the coding sequence ATGCGTACCCATTCCATCGCCGCCATTCCCGCCGACGGCATCGGCCCCGAAGTGATTTCCGCCGGCGTCCGTGTGCTGGAAGCACTGGCCAAGCGCTCCGGCGACATCAGCTTCAACGTCAAGACCTTCGACTGGGGTTCGGACTATTACAAGAAGCACGGCGTGATGATGCCCGCCGACGGCCTCGCCGAGCTGAAGACATTCGACGCGATCTATTTCGGCGCGGTCGGCGCGCCCGACGTGCCGGACCACATCACGCTGTGGGGCCTGCGGCTGCCGATCTGCCAGGGTTTTGACCAATACGCCAATGTGCGGCCGACCAAGATCCTGCCCGGCGTCGCCTCGCCGCTGCGCAATGTCGGCGTCGGCGATCTCGACTGGGTGATCGTGCGCGAGAACTCCGAAGGCGAATATGCCGGGATGGGCGGCCGCGCGCATCGCGGCCTGCCCGAAGAGGTCGGCACCGAAGTCGCGGTCTTCACCCGGGTCGGCGTTACCAGGATCATGCGCTACGCGTTCCAACTCGCGCAGTCGCGGCCGCGCAAATTCCTCACCGTGGTGACCAAGTCGAACGCGCAGCGCCACGGCATGGTGATGTGGGACGAGATCGCCGCCGAAGTCGCCAAGGAGTTCCCCGACGTGACCTGGGACAAGATGCTGGTCGATGCCATGACGGTGCGGATGACGCTCAATCCGAAGAGCCTCGACACCATCGTCGCGACCAATCTGCACGCTGACATCCTGTCGGATCTCGCGGGCGCCCTGGCCGGCAGCCTCGGCGTGGCGCCGACCGGCAACATCGATCCGCAGCGCCGCTTCCCCTCGATGTTCGAGCCGATCCACGGCTCGGCCTTCGACATCACCGGCAAGGGCATCGCCAACCCGGTTGCCACTTTCTGGACTGGTGCGCAGATGCTGGAGCATCTCGGCGAGAAGGACGCCGCCGCGCGCCTGATGGCCGCGGTGGAAAAGGTCTGCGCGGCCGGCGTGCTGACGCCCGACGTCGGCGGCAAGGCGACGACCAAGGAAGTGACGGACGCGGTGATCGACGCGATCCATGGATCGAATGTGTGA
- a CDS encoding MFS transporter, whose amino-acid sequence MESQLGTRVLRKISLRIVPFIMLLYFVAFIDRVNIGFASLTMNKDIGLSPTVYGFGAGIFFWGYFLFEVPSNIILHKVGARIWIARVMITWGIVSAAMALVQGATSFYALRFLLGAAEAGFFPGIILYLSYWFPARQRAAVTALFMAAAPLSTVLGSPLSGALLEMDGMLGFKGWQWLFVLEAVPAVLLGFVVLGFLTDRPEQAKWLADDERAWLVKTMKAENDGKAATASHSIWRGLADPRVLALALVYFGTSAGLYTLGVWAPQIIKQFGLSSLQVGFLNAVPATVAVVAMILWARHSDRTGERTWHVVLACLMAATGLALAGLWTGLVAVIAALTLVNIGISSSKPPLWSMPTMFLSGSAAAAGIATINSIGNLGGFVGPAMIGWIKERTGSFEGGLYFVAGLLVLSAVLTLLLSRAQGAPAAAEPQPDPLRTR is encoded by the coding sequence ATGGAAAGCCAGCTTGGCACACGCGTGTTGCGCAAGATCTCACTGCGCATCGTGCCGTTCATCATGCTGCTGTACTTCGTGGCCTTCATCGACCGCGTCAATATCGGCTTCGCCTCGCTGACCATGAACAAGGACATCGGCCTGTCGCCGACCGTCTATGGTTTCGGCGCCGGTATCTTCTTCTGGGGCTACTTCCTGTTCGAGGTGCCCTCCAACATCATCCTGCACAAGGTCGGCGCGCGGATCTGGATCGCGCGGGTGATGATCACCTGGGGCATCGTGTCGGCGGCCATGGCGCTGGTGCAGGGCGCGACCAGCTTCTACGCGCTGCGCTTCCTGCTCGGCGCCGCCGAAGCCGGCTTCTTCCCCGGCATCATTCTCTATCTGTCCTACTGGTTCCCGGCACGGCAGCGCGCCGCCGTCACCGCCCTGTTCATGGCCGCGGCGCCGCTCTCGACCGTGCTCGGCTCGCCGCTGTCGGGCGCGCTGCTCGAGATGGACGGCATGCTCGGCTTCAAGGGCTGGCAATGGCTGTTCGTGCTTGAGGCGGTACCGGCCGTGCTGCTCGGCTTCGTGGTGCTGGGCTTCCTCACCGACCGGCCGGAGCAGGCGAAATGGCTTGCCGACGACGAGCGCGCCTGGCTGGTCAAGACCATGAAGGCGGAGAATGACGGCAAGGCTGCGACCGCGAGCCACAGCATCTGGCGCGGGCTCGCCGATCCGCGCGTGCTGGCACTGGCGCTGGTCTATTTCGGCACCTCGGCCGGGCTCTACACGCTCGGTGTGTGGGCGCCGCAGATCATCAAGCAGTTCGGCCTGTCGTCGCTCCAGGTCGGCTTCCTCAACGCGGTGCCGGCGACGGTCGCCGTGGTCGCCATGATCCTGTGGGCGCGGCATTCCGACCGCACCGGTGAGCGCACCTGGCACGTCGTGCTGGCCTGCCTGATGGCCGCGACAGGATTGGCGCTCGCGGGATTGTGGACCGGGCTGGTTGCCGTGATCGCGGCGCTGACCTTGGTCAATATCGGCATCTCCTCATCGAAGCCGCCGCTGTGGAGCATGCCGACCATGTTCCTGTCCGGCTCGGCCGCCGCGGCCGGCATCGCCACCATCAACTCGATCGGCAATCTCGGCGGCTTCGTCGGACCCGCGATGATCGGCTGGATCAAGGAACGCACCGGCAGTTTCGAGGGCGGCCTCTACTTCGTCGCCGGCCTCCTGGTGCTCTCGGCCGTGCTCACGCTGCTGCTGTCACGCGCGCAAGGCGCGCCGGCCGCGGCCGAACCGCAACCCGATCCCCTGCGAACCCGCTAA
- a CDS encoding LysR family transcriptional regulator, translating to MELHQLRCFVAAAEELHFGRAAQRLQMMPSALGRHIKLLEEDLGARLFARTTRAVSLTEDGATLLREGRALLGRAEAIEDGFRRRLRKPMARRFRIGAIDSAAAGLLPPLLRDVRAVNPELAVQLLEEKTIRLLPKLLSGALDLAFVRPPARPDRRIEFVPLLQETAVVALSHKHRLARRKQVALPDIADQPLIVPERRSRPHSHDLTTKLFDEAGLTPRIQEIADEKQTIVNMVAARLGVAIVPRWTARMAIPGVRFIPLRLKRGSGAGRLPLAAAWLKGSRDPVRDQVIAVLEAKLKRYAREA from the coding sequence TTGGAACTGCACCAGCTTCGCTGCTTCGTGGCCGCCGCCGAGGAACTGCATTTCGGCCGCGCCGCGCAACGCTTGCAGATGATGCCGTCGGCGCTCGGCCGTCACATCAAGCTCCTGGAAGAGGATCTCGGCGCGCGGCTGTTCGCCCGCACCACGCGCGCGGTGTCGTTGACCGAAGACGGAGCCACCCTGCTGCGCGAGGGACGGGCGCTGCTCGGCCGCGCCGAGGCGATCGAGGACGGCTTTCGCCGGCGGCTGCGCAAGCCGATGGCGCGGCGTTTCCGGATCGGCGCGATCGACAGCGCCGCGGCCGGCCTGCTGCCGCCGCTGCTGCGCGATGTCCGCGCCGTCAATCCCGAGCTTGCCGTGCAACTGCTCGAGGAGAAGACCATCCGGCTGTTGCCGAAGCTGCTGTCGGGCGCGCTCGACCTCGCTTTCGTGCGCCCGCCGGCGCGGCCCGACCGGCGCATCGAGTTCGTTCCGCTGTTGCAGGAGACCGCCGTGGTGGCGCTGTCGCACAAGCACAGGCTGGCGCGGCGCAAGCAGGTCGCGTTGCCCGATATCGCGGATCAGCCCCTGATCGTGCCGGAGCGGCGCTCGCGGCCGCACAGCCACGATCTCACGACAAAGCTGTTCGACGAGGCCGGGCTGACGCCGCGCATCCAGGAGATCGCCGACGAGAAGCAGACCATCGTCAACATGGTCGCGGCGCGGCTCGGCGTCGCCATCGTGCCACGCTGGACCGCGCGGATGGCGATCCCGGGCGTGCGTTTCATTCCCCTGAGGCTCAAACGCGGCAGCGGCGCCGGCCGGCTGCCGCTCGCCGCCGCCTGGCTGAAAGGCTCCCGCGATCCGGTCCGCGACCAGGTGATCGCGGTGCTGGAGGCGAAATTGAAGCGTTACGCAAGGGAGGCGTGA
- a CDS encoding MFS transporter: MGPGFRQDDQEVESRFRISNTRWHRGFGAGRIVLLPPWCQQDWRRQAPNAIRARGKHEMHDRSPEIAHQRSNLITFVLGLGAFLILFDVTAVVVAMPGIAGDLGFAVAGSAWVIDAYSLALTGALLASGALADRFGRRRAMLGGNIVFLLASIGCGAATSAPLLLAARVLQGIGAAFLSTGAIALVAGAFPHQGQRARAFGTIGMISGVAMALGPTLGGLLAAWFGWRWIFYANIPFCLTLALAVPRVVAETREPGGRPLDPVGTVLLTLALGLAVDALLRHDASPIIRAAGLVASAAAALGFVWQQWRSLNPVLDPRVFAATSMIGVGASLTSIQFGYWAVLVYLPLFLSAGLHVSMEAAGLMLLVATLPMLLVPPLGGRLVTRWGWRRFFAVAFGVVASGNVLLVIAALSTAAAMRSTATLAGMLTIGVGAALANPQLGSVALALAPPAQAGMTSAMTMIVRQAGFAISIAALGATLVTADAASAFAAPFVLATIGAVAGVVAAATLFPAAETGASEGGAERR; this comes from the coding sequence ATGGGTCCTGGCTTCCGCCAGGACGACCAGGAGGTGGAGTCTCGATTCAGGATATCGAACACGCGGTGGCATCGCGGGTTTGGCGCCGGGCGTATCGTTCTGCTGCCACCATGGTGTCAGCAGGATTGGCGTAGACAGGCCCCGAACGCAATCCGGGCACGGGGCAAGCACGAGATGCACGATCGCTCACCTGAGATCGCCCACCAGCGATCGAACCTGATCACATTCGTCCTCGGCCTTGGCGCATTCCTGATCCTGTTCGATGTGACCGCGGTCGTGGTCGCCATGCCGGGCATTGCCGGCGATCTCGGATTTGCCGTCGCCGGCTCCGCCTGGGTCATCGACGCCTACAGCCTGGCGCTCACCGGCGCGCTGTTGGCATCAGGCGCGCTCGCGGATCGCTTCGGTCGCCGGCGCGCGATGCTGGGCGGCAACATCGTGTTTCTGCTGGCGTCGATTGGTTGCGGCGCGGCGACCAGTGCTCCGTTGCTGCTCGCCGCACGCGTGCTGCAAGGTATCGGTGCGGCCTTCCTGAGCACCGGTGCCATTGCATTGGTGGCCGGCGCATTCCCGCACCAGGGTCAGCGGGCGCGGGCCTTCGGCACCATCGGGATGATCTCGGGCGTCGCCATGGCTCTCGGCCCAACGCTGGGCGGCCTGCTCGCCGCCTGGTTCGGCTGGCGCTGGATCTTCTATGCCAACATCCCGTTTTGCCTGACGTTGGCCCTCGCCGTGCCGCGCGTCGTTGCCGAGACACGCGAGCCCGGCGGGCGCCCCCTCGATCCCGTGGGCACCGTGCTGCTGACGCTGGCGCTGGGTCTCGCGGTCGATGCGCTCCTGAGACATGACGCGTCACCGATCATCAGGGCTGCCGGCCTGGTCGCGAGCGCTGCGGCAGCACTCGGGTTCGTTTGGCAACAGTGGCGCAGCCTCAATCCGGTGCTCGACCCACGTGTATTCGCGGCGACGTCGATGATCGGGGTCGGTGCCTCGTTGACTTCGATCCAGTTCGGTTACTGGGCGGTATTGGTCTATCTGCCGCTGTTCCTGAGCGCGGGCCTGCATGTGAGCATGGAAGCGGCCGGCCTGATGTTGCTCGTCGCGACACTGCCGATGCTGTTGGTCCCGCCGCTGGGTGGCCGCCTTGTCACCCGATGGGGCTGGCGGCGCTTCTTCGCGGTCGCCTTTGGCGTCGTCGCATCGGGCAACGTGCTGCTGGTGATCGCTGCGCTCTCCACCGCAGCTGCAATGCGCAGCACCGCAACGCTGGCCGGCATGCTGACGATCGGTGTTGGCGCAGCGTTGGCCAACCCGCAACTGGGAAGCGTCGCCCTGGCCCTCGCGCCGCCTGCGCAGGCCGGCATGACGTCCGCAATGACGATGATCGTCCGTCAGGCCGGTTTCGCCATCAGCATCGCCGCGTTGGGGGCAACGCTCGTGACGGCGGATGCGGCGTCAGCGTTTGCTGCTCCGTTCGTCCTCGCAACCATTGGCGCGGTCGCCGGTGTGGTCGCCGCGGCCACGCTGTTTCCCGCTGCGGAGACAGGAGCATCAGAAGGCGGCGCTGAGCGGCGTTAG
- a CDS encoding prephenate/arogenate dehydrogenase family protein: MTTAPLFNRIALIGFGLIGGSIARGARAQGLVGEIVTTARSEKTRAHVAELGIVDRVVATNVEAVRDADLVILCIPVGACGPVAAEIAAHLKPGAIVSDVGSVKGAVVRDMGPHLPQGVHFVPAHPVAGTEHSGPDSGFAELFINRWCILTPPEGTDPAATDRLRTFWAALGAKVEIMTPDHHDLVLAITSHLPHLIAYTIVGTADELAQVTESEVIKFSAGGFRDFTRIAASDPTMWRDVFLANKDAVLEMLGTFTEDLSKLTRAIRRGDGEALFDHFTRTRAIRRGIVEIGQDSAAPDFGRPHANLKK, encoded by the coding sequence GTGACCACGGCTCCGCTCTTCAACCGCATCGCGCTGATCGGCTTCGGCCTGATCGGCGGCTCGATCGCGCGTGGCGCCCGCGCGCAAGGCCTGGTCGGCGAGATCGTCACCACCGCGCGCTCGGAGAAGACCCGCGCGCACGTCGCCGAGCTCGGCATCGTCGACCGCGTCGTCGCGACCAATGTCGAGGCCGTCAGGGACGCCGACCTCGTCATCCTCTGCATCCCGGTCGGCGCCTGCGGTCCGGTCGCGGCCGAGATTGCCGCGCATCTGAAGCCCGGCGCCATCGTCTCCGACGTCGGCTCGGTGAAGGGCGCCGTGGTCAGGGACATGGGTCCGCACCTGCCGCAGGGCGTGCACTTCGTCCCCGCGCATCCGGTGGCCGGCACCGAACATTCCGGTCCGGATTCCGGCTTCGCCGAGCTGTTCATCAACCGCTGGTGCATCCTGACCCCGCCCGAAGGCACCGATCCGGCCGCGACCGACCGGCTGCGCACGTTCTGGGCCGCGCTCGGCGCCAAGGTCGAGATCATGACGCCGGATCATCATGACCTCGTGCTCGCGATCACCAGCCATCTGCCGCATCTGATCGCCTACACCATCGTCGGCACCGCCGACGAGCTGGCGCAGGTGACGGAATCCGAGGTGATCAAGTTCTCTGCCGGCGGCTTCCGTGACTTCACCCGCATCGCGGCCTCTGACCCCACGATGTGGCGCGACGTGTTCCTCGCCAACAAGGACGCCGTGCTGGAGATGCTCGGCACCTTCACCGAGGACCTGTCGAAGCTGACCCGCGCGATCCGGCGCGGCGACGGCGAGGCGCTGTTCGACCACTTCACCCGCACCCGCGCCATCCGCCGCGGCATCGTCGAGATCGGCCAGGATTCCGCCGCGCCCGACTTCGGCCGCCCGCACGCGAATCTGAAGAAATAG